In Bacillus cytotoxicus NVH 391-98, the following are encoded in one genomic region:
- a CDS encoding GNAT family N-acetyltransferase, which produces MIIVKHIDASETYELRQKILRPKQTIEDCKYPSDYESSSFHLGAFLHDKLISIASFSKESSPYLSGRLHYRLRGMATLTNFRKQHAGSSLIQQAKVILQERQAHMLWCNARITVTNYYKHLGFYEYGEIFHIHPIGPHILMYTIL; this is translated from the coding sequence ATGATAATTGTGAAACATATTGATGCATCCGAGACTTATGAATTACGGCAAAAAATTTTACGTCCAAAGCAAACGATAGAAGATTGTAAATATCCTTCTGATTACGAATCATCCTCCTTTCATCTAGGCGCATTTCTACACGATAAATTGATTAGCATTGCCTCTTTTTCTAAAGAATCCTCTCCCTATCTATCTGGAAGACTTCATTATCGTTTAAGAGGCATGGCTACACTCACCAACTTCCGAAAGCAACATGCTGGTAGCTCATTAATCCAACAAGCCAAAGTGATCTTACAAGAGCGCCAAGCACATATGCTTTGGTGTAATGCACGAATCACAGTTACAAATTACTATAAACATTTAGGATTCTATGAATATGGTGAAATCTTTCATATCCATCCGATTGGCCCTCATATACTTATGTATACAATTTTATAA
- a CDS encoding monovalent cation:proton antiporter family protein — protein MEQHSSVLSLMIVVAIAFFIPLLLQRFKLKAIPVVVAEIIAGIFVGKSGFNVIEPDMWLEVLSTLGFIFLMFLSGLEIDFSIFKQKEKKNKTNEPNTFQVASTIFLFIFILSYGLSLMFVWLGFVDSALFMTLIISTISLGVVVPTLKENNLGKTAIGQIILLVAVIADLVTMILLAVFVGLNSESGQSMWLLLVLFGAGIVIYFVAIRFKNIPYLESLKAGSVQIDTRAVFALILILVGLSESVGAENILGAFLAGVLVSLLSPNEEMVEKLDSIGYGFFIPIFFVMVGVNLEVWSIFKEPSSMLMIPILIIGLLISKLLPSLILRKWYPRNIVLGSAILLTSTLSLVIAAAQIGEKLKIISPSLSAALILSAVITCIFAPVLFKKMFPKVETPKPKVSIIGASRITLPLSLDLKREGYDVTLYMMRQNKLNTEESQSHDFPIVKLDTISIESLEEKKAFDADRVVVATSDDEQNLLLAEHAKELGVEHVIASVEDPLLQEKATQEHIAVFSTINSTRILLRALIDKPSLVHLITTSNETVREVELRSNKYNGLPLRRLPFLGDVLIIQIYRGKKALIPHGDTKLQHGDTLLVTGSKEHIDTLKSILE, from the coding sequence ATGGAACAACATTCTTCAGTCCTATCACTCATGATTGTCGTCGCAATCGCGTTTTTCATTCCCCTTTTGCTGCAACGCTTTAAATTAAAAGCAATTCCTGTTGTCGTTGCAGAAATTATTGCAGGGATTTTTGTAGGAAAAAGTGGATTTAACGTTATCGAGCCAGATATGTGGCTAGAGGTCTTATCAACACTAGGATTTATTTTCTTAATGTTTTTAAGCGGTTTAGAAATTGACTTTTCAATTTTTAAACAAAAAGAAAAAAAGAATAAAACAAACGAACCAAATACGTTCCAAGTAGCAAGTACTATCTTCTTGTTCATCTTCATTTTGTCCTATGGCTTATCGCTCATGTTCGTATGGCTTGGATTTGTAGATAGCGCACTCTTTATGACGTTAATTATTTCAACGATTTCCTTAGGTGTCGTTGTGCCAACTTTAAAAGAAAACAATTTAGGTAAAACAGCAATTGGCCAAATTATTTTATTAGTCGCTGTTATCGCTGACTTAGTCACAATGATTTTGCTTGCTGTATTCGTTGGATTAAACTCTGAAAGCGGCCAAAGTATGTGGCTCCTTCTCGTTTTATTTGGAGCGGGCATTGTCATTTATTTCGTTGCAATACGCTTTAAAAATATTCCATACTTAGAAAGCTTAAAGGCGGGTAGTGTACAAATTGACACACGTGCTGTTTTTGCACTCATCTTAATATTAGTTGGATTATCTGAATCTGTCGGTGCAGAAAATATTTTAGGAGCGTTTTTAGCTGGGGTTCTCGTATCCTTACTATCGCCAAATGAAGAAATGGTCGAAAAACTGGATTCTATCGGATATGGATTCTTCATCCCTATTTTCTTCGTTATGGTTGGTGTTAATCTAGAAGTATGGTCTATTTTTAAAGAACCTTCTAGTATGTTAATGATTCCAATTTTAATTATCGGTCTCCTTATTTCAAAACTGCTACCATCGCTTATCTTGCGAAAATGGTATCCACGCAACATTGTATTAGGAAGTGCGATTTTATTAACATCTACGCTGTCATTAGTTATCGCAGCAGCGCAAATTGGTGAAAAATTGAAGATTATTAGTCCAAGCCTGTCTGCTGCGCTTATTTTAAGTGCAGTCATTACATGTATTTTTGCACCTGTATTATTTAAAAAGATGTTCCCAAAAGTGGAAACGCCAAAACCTAAAGTTTCTATTATTGGTGCAAGTCGAATTACATTGCCACTATCGCTTGATTTGAAGCGTGAAGGCTATGATGTAACCCTTTATATGATGCGTCAAAATAAACTAAACACAGAGGAATCTCAGTCACATGACTTCCCAATTGTAAAGTTAGATACAATCTCTATAGAATCATTAGAAGAAAAGAAAGCATTTGATGCTGATCGCGTTGTTGTTGCAACAAGTGATGACGAACAAAACTTATTGCTGGCAGAACATGCAAAAGAATTAGGCGTTGAACATGTCATTGCAAGTGTAGAAGACCCGCTCCTCCAAGAAAAAGCGACACAAGAACATATTGCCGTATTCTCAACGATTAACTCGACACGAATTTTACTACGAGCACTTATTGATAAACCAAGTCTCGTTCATTTAATTACAACATCAAATGAAACAGTTCGTGAAGTTGAATTACGCAGTAATAAATATAACGGTTTACCACTTCGTCGTTTACCATTCTTAGGAGATGTGCTGATTATTCAAATTTATCGTGGAAAGAAAGCATTAATACCACATGGTGATACGAAACTACAGCATGGTGATACACTACTTGTTACTGGTTCTAAAGAGCATATTGATACACTAAAAAGTATACTCGAATAG
- the qoxB gene encoding cytochrome aa3 quinol oxidase subunit I, with protein sequence MKLDEFFVTGDPIIYGADASIVLVTLAILFVLTKYKKWRWLWDEWLTTVDHKKIGIMYIISAILMLFRGGMDGLMIRAQLTFPDTTYLNAEHYNGIFTTHGTVMIIFMAMPFVMGLMNVVVPLQIGARDVAFPFLNALSFWLFFIGAMLFNIAFVIGGSPDAGWTMYFPMAGTEFSPGVGNNYYAIALQISGLGTLMTAVNFLVTILKMRAPGMKLMQMPMFTWSILVTTVIILFAFPVLTVALALMTFDRLFDAHFFTMASGGMPMLWANLFWVWGHPEVYIVILPAFGIFSEIVSTFARKRLFGYSAMVYSMVAIAILSGLVWLHHFFTMGAGPAVNSFFSISTMAISIPTGVKIFNWLFTLYKGRIRFTVPMLWSLAFIPNFVIGGVTGVMLAMAAADYQYHNSYFLIAHFHYVLIAGTVFAMLAGFTFWYPKMTGHMLNERIGKWTFWIFMIGFNICFFPMYFLGLDGMTRRMYTYSADLGWGWLNQIASVGAVMMGIGFILLAYNVIYSIRHGERDVTGDPWDGRTLEWATQSPVQPYNFAKLPEIKHSDVFWEMKKNGESITPKAEELKPIHMPSNSGVPIIMSSFIGLAGFALVFSWFWLAIVGGIGMVACMIWRSFDYDEGYYISVDEIKKTEHVA encoded by the coding sequence GTGAAGCTTGATGAATTTTTTGTCACAGGTGATCCGATTATTTACGGAGCTGACGCATCTATTGTTCTTGTGACATTAGCAATCCTTTTCGTACTGACAAAGTACAAAAAATGGAGATGGCTTTGGGACGAATGGTTAACAACTGTTGACCATAAGAAAATTGGTATAATGTATATTATCTCAGCAATTTTAATGTTATTCCGCGGTGGTATGGATGGTCTAATGATCCGTGCACAATTAACATTCCCTGATACAACATATTTAAACGCTGAACACTATAACGGTATCTTTACAACGCATGGTACAGTTATGATTATCTTTATGGCAATGCCATTCGTTATGGGATTAATGAACGTTGTTGTACCATTACAAATTGGTGCTCGTGACGTTGCATTTCCATTCTTGAATGCATTAAGTTTTTGGTTATTCTTTATCGGTGCTATGTTATTCAACATCGCCTTTGTTATCGGAGGTTCTCCAGATGCTGGATGGACAATGTACTTCCCAATGGCGGGTACAGAATTCTCTCCTGGCGTAGGAAATAACTACTACGCAATTGCATTACAGATTTCAGGTCTCGGTACGCTGATGACAGCAGTTAACTTCCTTGTTACAATCTTAAAAATGCGTGCACCTGGCATGAAGTTAATGCAAATGCCAATGTTCACATGGTCTATTTTAGTTACAACTGTTATTATTCTATTTGCTTTCCCAGTATTAACAGTTGCTCTTGCATTAATGACATTTGACCGTCTATTCGATGCTCACTTCTTTACGATGGCGAGCGGCGGTATGCCAATGCTTTGGGCTAACCTTTTCTGGGTATGGGGTCACCCTGAAGTATATATCGTTATTTTACCAGCATTTGGTATTTTCTCTGAGATTGTAAGTACATTCGCTCGTAAACGTTTATTCGGTTACAGTGCAATGGTATATTCAATGGTTGCAATTGCAATCTTAAGTGGTCTTGTATGGCTTCACCACTTCTTTACAATGGGTGCTGGTCCAGCAGTTAACTCATTCTTCTCGATTTCGACTATGGCGATTTCGATTCCAACCGGTGTTAAAATCTTTAACTGGTTGTTTACACTGTATAAAGGTCGTATTCGTTTTACAGTTCCAATGCTTTGGTCATTGGCATTTATTCCAAACTTCGTAATCGGTGGAGTTACAGGGGTTATGCTTGCGATGGCAGCAGCTGACTATCAATACCATAACAGCTACTTCCTAATCGCTCACTTCCATTACGTATTAATTGCAGGTACAGTATTTGCAATGCTTGCCGGATTTACATTCTGGTATCCAAAAATGACTGGTCACATGCTAAATGAGCGCATTGGTAAATGGACATTCTGGATCTTTATGATCGGATTTAATATCTGTTTCTTCCCAATGTACTTCCTAGGTTTAGATGGTATGACTCGTCGTATGTACACGTACTCAGCTGATCTTGGCTGGGGATGGCTAAACCAAATCGCATCTGTCGGTGCAGTAATGATGGGTATTGGCTTCATCCTATTAGCTTACAACGTAATTTACAGCATTCGCCATGGCGAACGCGATGTAACTGGAGACCCTTGGGATGGTCGTACGCTTGAGTGGGCAACACAATCTCCAGTACAACCTTACAACTTTGCAAAATTACCAGAAATTAAGCATAGCGATGTATTTTGGGAAATGAAGAAAAATGGTGAGTCTATTACACCGAAGGCTGAAGAATTGAAACCAATTCACATGCCAAGCAATTCAGGTGTTCCAATCATTATGTCTTCTTTTATCGGTCTTGCAGGTTTTGCTTTAGTATTTAGCTGGTTCTGGTTAGCAATTGTCGGTGGTATTGGTATGGTGGCTTGTATGATCTGGCGCTCATTCGATTATGACGAAGGATATTACATTAGCGTAGATGAAATTAAAAAGACAGAACATGTTGCATGA
- a CDS encoding amino acid permease gives MQHSNKSSHLNRGLKQRHITLMSLGSAIGVGLFLGSASAIKLAGPSILLAYMIAGLVIFFIMRALGEMAIEQPVAGSFSKYAYDYLGPLAGYITGWNYWFLWVVTCMAEITAAGIYMQYWFPDIPRWIWALLALLLMSAFNFLSVKVFGELEFWFALIKIVTIICMIVVGVGIILFGFGNDGIATGISNLWSHGGWFPNGFSGLLLSLQMVLFAYLGVELIGVTAGEAQNPKKTLAKAIDNVFWRILLFYVGALFVMMAIYPWNELGDKGSPFVLTFQQIGIAKAAGIINFVVLTAALSSCNGGLFSTGRMLFTLAEQKKAPKRFGHLNKNGIPRNGILATAFVLLVGVILNYLVPAKVFTWLTSISTFGAIWTWGIILIAQIRFRKGLTVQTKQKLTYKMPLYPLSSYFSLAFLILVLGIMAYSEDTRVALIVGPIWLIALAIVYYIKGFHKIDDVPSSKIS, from the coding sequence ATGCAACACTCAAACAAATCGAGTCATTTAAATCGCGGTTTAAAACAGCGGCACATTACTTTAATGTCACTCGGATCTGCGATTGGAGTTGGATTATTTTTAGGATCGGCTTCTGCTATTAAACTAGCTGGCCCTTCTATTTTACTAGCCTATATGATTGCTGGGCTCGTAATCTTTTTCATTATGCGTGCCCTTGGAGAAATGGCAATTGAACAACCTGTCGCTGGTTCTTTTAGTAAATATGCATATGATTATTTAGGACCACTTGCTGGCTATATAACGGGTTGGAATTACTGGTTTTTATGGGTCGTTACATGTATGGCCGAAATTACAGCAGCCGGAATATATATGCAGTATTGGTTCCCAGATATCCCGCGCTGGATTTGGGCGCTACTTGCTCTCTTATTAATGAGCGCTTTCAACTTTCTATCTGTAAAAGTATTTGGAGAACTTGAATTTTGGTTTGCTTTAATCAAAATTGTCACAATAATCTGTATGATCGTTGTCGGGGTTGGTATTATTCTATTTGGCTTTGGAAATGATGGGATTGCTACTGGTATTTCAAATCTTTGGTCACATGGCGGATGGTTTCCAAATGGTTTCTCTGGCTTACTCCTTTCCTTACAAATGGTTTTATTCGCTTATTTAGGGGTAGAACTAATTGGTGTTACAGCAGGTGAAGCACAGAATCCGAAAAAAACACTTGCTAAAGCAATTGATAATGTATTTTGGCGGATATTGCTCTTTTACGTCGGTGCTTTGTTTGTTATGATGGCAATTTATCCATGGAATGAATTAGGAGACAAAGGAAGTCCATTTGTATTAACATTCCAACAAATTGGAATAGCAAAAGCAGCTGGGATTATTAATTTTGTTGTTTTAACAGCTGCACTTTCTTCTTGTAATGGCGGATTATTTAGTACAGGCCGTATGTTATTTACGTTAGCAGAGCAGAAAAAAGCTCCGAAAAGATTTGGACACCTAAATAAAAATGGGATTCCAAGGAACGGTATTTTAGCAACTGCTTTCGTTCTTCTCGTTGGTGTTATTTTAAATTATCTTGTTCCTGCTAAAGTATTTACATGGCTTACAAGTATCTCAACATTTGGAGCAATTTGGACATGGGGGATTATACTTATTGCACAAATTCGTTTCCGTAAAGGATTAACCGTGCAAACAAAACAAAAATTAACATACAAAATGCCTTTATATCCACTCAGTTCTTATTTTTCACTCGCTTTTCTTATCCTTGT
- the qoxD gene encoding cytochrome aa3 quinol oxidase subunit IV, with product MGQNNQAHSGFPWSHVFGFILSLALTFLALYVALYTSLPLSTVLTSIIAMAVAQAALQLVMFMHMKEGEGIAQTIAMLFSFFIAVVTVAGTVWIFFSM from the coding sequence ATGGGACAAAACAATCAAGCTCATAGCGGGTTTCCGTGGTCACACGTTTTCGGATTTATTTTATCACTTGCATTAACGTTCCTTGCTTTATACGTAGCGTTATATACTAGTTTGCCACTTTCAACAGTCTTAACAAGCATCATTGCAATGGCAGTGGCACAAGCAGCATTACAATTAGTTATGTTTATGCACATGAAAGAAGGAGAAGGTATCGCACAAACAATCGCAATGTTATTCAGCTTTTTCATCGCTGTAGTAACGGTTGCTGGTACAGTTTGGATTTTCTTCTCTATGTAA
- a CDS encoding amino acid permease — MNQTTTNQSGLKRTMKSRHLFMIALGGVIGTGLFMGSGQIVHNAGPGGAILAFLVGGFVMYLTMLCLGELSVAMPEAGSFQSYASKFISPGFGFVVGWMYWLNWAVTVGVELTTVSILMKRWFPDVSSWIWCITFAALLFIVNALSAKAYAEAEFWFASVKVATIVIFIVLGGAVIFGFLDFNGKPAPMLHNFTENGGLFPNGVLAVLFTMITVNFSFQGTELIGIASGESEQPEKTIPKAIKNTIWRTLFFFVLAIAVVVGLLPWQEANLVESPFVLVFDTVGIPYAADIMNFVIITAVLSVANSGLYANSRMLWAMAQQGMANPVFTKLTKKGVPLNALIFSLIFASLSLLTSVFAADTVFLVLTSIAAMAAVVVWMSIAASQFFFRREFLKNGGNINDLKYRTPLYPLVPIVAFSLNFITFISLAFIPDQRIALYCGIPFMIICYILYQIKYKKFVTFHQQPNITQEIN; from the coding sequence ATGAATCAAACAACTACAAACCAAAGCGGTTTAAAGCGGACAATGAAGAGCAGACATTTATTTATGATTGCTCTAGGTGGTGTTATTGGTACTGGACTATTTATGGGGTCTGGACAAATTGTGCACAATGCTGGACCTGGTGGAGCAATTCTTGCCTTCTTAGTTGGGGGCTTCGTTATGTATTTAACAATGCTCTGTCTTGGTGAACTATCTGTTGCGATGCCAGAAGCCGGTTCCTTTCAAAGTTATGCTAGCAAATTTATTTCACCAGGATTTGGATTTGTTGTCGGTTGGATGTATTGGCTAAACTGGGCTGTCACAGTTGGTGTAGAACTTACAACTGTTAGTATTTTAATGAAACGGTGGTTTCCGGACGTTTCTTCATGGATTTGGTGCATTACATTTGCTGCATTACTATTTATTGTAAACGCTTTATCAGCGAAGGCATATGCAGAAGCAGAATTTTGGTTTGCTAGCGTCAAAGTTGCTACAATCGTCATCTTCATTGTACTTGGAGGTGCTGTGATATTTGGATTTCTAGATTTCAATGGGAAGCCCGCACCAATGCTACATAATTTTACTGAAAACGGCGGTTTGTTCCCCAATGGTGTCTTAGCTGTTTTATTTACAATGATTACTGTTAACTTCTCATTCCAAGGAACAGAGTTAATCGGTATCGCTTCTGGTGAAAGTGAACAACCTGAAAAAACAATTCCAAAAGCGATAAAAAACACCATTTGGCGTACTTTATTTTTCTTTGTATTGGCCATTGCTGTTGTAGTAGGCTTACTTCCATGGCAAGAAGCTAATCTCGTTGAAAGTCCATTCGTACTTGTTTTTGACACAGTCGGAATTCCATATGCAGCTGACATAATGAATTTTGTTATTATCACTGCTGTCTTATCTGTAGCAAATTCAGGACTATATGCAAATTCACGTATGCTCTGGGCAATGGCACAGCAAGGTATGGCAAACCCAGTATTTACAAAATTAACGAAAAAAGGGGTACCTCTTAATGCTTTAATTTTCAGTCTTATTTTTGCAAGTCTTTCTTTATTAACGAGCGTATTTGCCGCAGATACAGTCTTCTTAGTTCTCACATCAATTGCCGCAATGGCAGCGGTCGTCGTTTGGATGTCAATTGCCGCTTCACAATTTTTCTTTCGAAGAGAATTTCTAAAGAACGGTGGAAATATAAACGATTTAAAATACCGTACACCTCTTTATCCACTCGTTCCAATTGTTGCTTTCTCGTTAAATTTTATTACATTTATTAGCTTAGCTTTTATACCAGATCAACGCATTGCTCTTTACTGCGGAATCCCGTTTATGATCATTTGTTACATTTTATATCAAATAAAATATAAAAAATTTGTCACATTTCATCAGCAACCAAATATTACACAGGAAATAAACTAA
- the qoxC gene encoding cytochrome aa3 quinol oxidase subunit III produces the protein MAALDKSLPLEYQLEQSRLNILGFWIFLGAEIVLFATLFASYLVLAGRTADGPTPAQLFELKTLLIQTLLLLTSSFTCGIAIHEMRRHNKNAMLGWFIFTLLLGAGFLFFEIEEFMTYAAEGATIQTSGFLSGFFVLLGTHGAHVTAGIIWAICVIIQILKRGLTPITARKVFIISLYWHFLDVVWIFIYTLVYLNGMVA, from the coding sequence ATGGCGGCTTTAGATAAAAGCTTACCTTTAGAATATCAATTGGAACAAAGTAGATTGAACATTCTAGGGTTCTGGATTTTCCTAGGGGCTGAGATCGTGCTGTTCGCAACACTTTTCGCCTCTTATCTAGTACTTGCTGGTCGTACGGCAGATGGCCCTACACCGGCTCAGCTGTTTGAACTAAAAACCCTTTTAATTCAAACACTCTTACTTTTAACAAGTAGTTTTACTTGTGGTATCGCAATTCATGAGATGCGTAGGCACAACAAAAATGCAATGTTAGGATGGTTTATCTTTACATTACTTTTAGGTGCAGGCTTCCTTTTCTTTGAAATTGAAGAGTTTATGACTTACGCTGCAGAAGGCGCAACAATCCAAACAAGTGGATTCCTATCTGGATTCTTCGTCCTTCTTGGAACGCATGGTGCTCACGTAACAGCTGGTATCATCTGGGCAATCTGTGTTATTATCCAAATTTTAAAACGAGGATTAACACCAATTACAGCTCGTAAAGTATTTATTATCAGCTTATACTGGCATTTCCTTGATGTTGTTTGGATCTTCATTTACACACTAGTTTACTTGAACGGGATGGTGGCGTAA
- a CDS encoding DUF4022 family protein gives MSISTLALLLLAEVLVAIILIGISIEICSYGWKKSTGIKYTCLTCSLLLGASSIIGLCIAPAYFFLQLIEKGL, from the coding sequence ATGTCTATTTCAACTTTAGCTCTTTTATTATTAGCAGAAGTACTTGTTGCCATTATTCTCATTGGCATTAGTATTGAGATTTGTAGTTACGGATGGAAAAAATCAACTGGAATAAAATATACTTGTCTCACATGTTCACTTCTTCTTGGTGCAAGCAGTATAATAGGGCTTTGTATTGCCCCAGCCTATTTCTTTTTACAACTTATTGAAAAAGGACTATAA
- the qoxA gene encoding cytochrome aa3 quinol oxidase subunit II — translation MQLKKAFWKLASLLPLSLLLFLGGCDKKLAVLNPQGPVAKAQYDLIVWSFVLMLLIIAIVFILFTVILIRYREKPENMDYEPPDQHGNTMLEIIWTLFPVIIVIALAIPTVKATYASEKAPEQSKHMKPVEIYVTSANWKWLFSYPEEKIETVNYLNIPAGVPIQFKLTSVGPMNAFWIPELGGMKYTMDGMIMDLYLQADKPGSYTGRSANFSGEGFTHMEFELESKTKEKYDKWVKEVQQTAPKLTEEKYNEIVKPGVVGRMTFSSHHLDYVDPKSLEYCDYNYYKNKK, via the coding sequence GTGCAACTAAAGAAAGCGTTTTGGAAGTTGGCTTCACTTCTTCCGCTATCATTACTCTTGTTCCTCGGTGGCTGCGATAAGAAACTCGCAGTATTAAACCCGCAAGGACCTGTTGCAAAAGCACAGTATGATTTAATTGTTTGGTCATTCGTGCTTATGTTGTTAATTATTGCAATTGTATTCATCTTGTTTACAGTCATCTTGATTCGTTATCGTGAAAAACCAGAAAATATGGACTATGAGCCACCTGATCAACACGGTAACACAATGTTAGAAATTATTTGGACGCTTTTCCCAGTTATTATCGTTATTGCTTTAGCAATTCCAACGGTAAAAGCTACTTATGCATCGGAAAAAGCACCAGAGCAATCTAAACATATGAAACCAGTTGAAATTTATGTTACATCAGCAAACTGGAAATGGTTATTCAGTTATCCAGAGGAAAAAATTGAAACCGTTAACTACTTAAACATTCCAGCTGGTGTACCAATTCAATTCAAATTAACATCCGTTGGTCCAATGAACGCCTTCTGGATTCCAGAACTTGGTGGTATGAAATACACAATGGATGGCATGATTATGGATTTATATTTACAAGCAGATAAACCAGGTTCTTACACTGGTCGTAGTGCAAACTTCTCAGGTGAAGGATTCACTCACATGGAGTTTGAACTTGAATCAAAAACAAAAGAAAAGTATGACAAATGGGTTAAAGAAGTACAACAAACTGCTCCTAAATTAACAGAAGAAAAATATAACGAAATTGTTAAACCTGGTGTAGTAGGTCGTATGACTTTCTCTAGTCATCACTTAGACTATGTAGATCCAAAATCACTTGAGTATTGTGATTACAACTACTACAAAAATAAAAAGTAA